From one Candidatus Omnitrophota bacterium genomic stretch:
- the purB gene encoding adenylosuccinate lyase: protein RFRKMLDVELFACEALAKLGKIPKGALFQIQKKARFDVDRIREIEAETNHDVIAFLKNLSENIGDDAKYIHKGLTSSDVLDTALSVQMQEACDILIDDVKKLMGQLKRKANRYKKTLMIGRTHSVHAEPMTFGLKMALYYDETRRNLDRLKRAREAISVGKISGAVGTYANIDPFVETYTCKKLGLKSAHISTQILQRDRHAEFLNAIAITGSSLEKFATEFRNLQHTEIGEVEEYFSPTQKGSSAMPHKKNPIICERICGMARILRANAMASMEDIVLWHERDISHSSVERVVLPDSTILLDYMLDKFMMVVAHLVVHEDRMRDNLNRSQGIVFSGKLLLDLIDKGLTRNEAYDKIQKAAFLAKQEKLDFKEALLKNDGMRSILSAKEIEDVFDFKYHLKNVDRIFGRVGI, encoded by the coding sequence CCGCTTCAGGAAGATGCTCGACGTGGAGCTATTCGCGTGCGAAGCGCTGGCTAAGCTTGGGAAGATCCCCAAAGGGGCGCTCTTCCAGATACAGAAAAAGGCCAGATTCGACGTCGACAGGATCAGAGAGATCGAGGCCGAGACGAACCACGATGTAATAGCTTTCCTGAAGAACCTCTCCGAAAATATCGGCGACGACGCGAAATACATACACAAAGGACTTACCTCGAGTGATGTCCTCGATACGGCTCTATCCGTCCAGATGCAGGAGGCCTGCGACATCCTGATCGACGACGTAAAGAAGCTGATGGGCCAGCTCAAGAGGAAGGCAAACCGTTATAAAAAGACCCTCATGATCGGCAGGACGCATTCGGTCCATGCCGAGCCGATGACATTCGGCCTTAAGATGGCGCTCTATTACGATGAGACGAGGCGTAACCTCGACCGGTTAAAACGCGCCCGCGAAGCGATATCGGTCGGAAAGATATCCGGCGCCGTCGGTACATATGCCAATATAGACCCTTTTGTCGAGACATATACATGTAAGAAACTCGGCCTGAAGAGCGCTCACATATCGACCCAGATACTCCAGCGCGACCGGCACGCGGAATTCCTGAACGCTATCGCCATTACAGGAAGTTCCCTGGAAAAATTCGCTACGGAATTCAGGAACCTCCAGCACACGGAGATCGGCGAGGTCGAGGAATATTTTTCCCCGACGCAAAAAGGCTCGAGTGCCATGCCCCACAAGAAGAACCCCATCATATGCGAGCGCATATGCGGGATGGCCAGGATATTGAGGGCCAACGCCATGGCGTCGATGGAAGACATCGTATTATGGCATGAGCGCGATATCTCCCACTCGTCCGTCGAACGCGTCGTCCTGCCGGATTCGACCATACTTCTCGATTACATGCTGGACAAATTCATGATGGTCGTTGCCCACCTCGTCGTCCATGAGGACAGGATGCGTGATAATCTTAACAGGTCGCAGGGGATAGTATTTTCCGGGAAACTGCTACTCGACCTGATCGACAAGGGGCTTACCCGCAACGAGGCCTACGATAAGATACAGAAGGCGGCGTTCCTCGCGAAGCAGGAGAAACTCGATTTTAAGGAAGCGCTATTGAAGAACGACGGGATGAGGTCGATATTGAGCGCGAAGGAGATAGAGGACGTGTTCGATTTCAAATATCATCTGAAGAATGTAGACAGGATATTCGGGCGGGTCGGGATTTGA
- the purC gene encoding phosphoribosylaminoimidazolesuccinocarboxamide synthase: protein MQKLKQIYEGKAKKLYETEDADLLIQEFKDDATAFDATKRGTILNKGVINNKLSEKIFTMLEKKGVPTHLVKRLNDRDMLIKKVKIVPIEVTIRNIVAGGMAKLLGLEEGIVLKEPVLEYHYKEDKLHDPLINDYHIKALDIATAKELDDISKYSFKINDVLKDFFDSKGLILVDFKLEFGRFKNKIILADEISPDTCRLWDKTTKEKLDKDRFRRDLGNVEEAYQEVLRRVME from the coding sequence ATGCAGAAACTGAAACAGATCTACGAAGGCAAGGCGAAAAAGCTATATGAAACCGAGGACGCGGACCTGTTGATCCAGGAATTCAAAGACGACGCGACGGCGTTCGACGCGACCAAGAGAGGCACCATCCTGAACAAAGGGGTGATAAACAATAAACTCTCCGAGAAGATATTCACGATGCTGGAGAAGAAGGGCGTGCCCACCCATCTCGTGAAGCGCCTTAACGACAGGGACATGCTCATAAAGAAAGTGAAGATCGTCCCGATCGAGGTGACGATACGCAACATCGTCGCCGGCGGAATGGCAAAGCTCCTGGGGCTGGAAGAGGGGATCGTCCTGAAAGAGCCGGTCCTGGAGTACCATTATAAAGAGGACAAACTGCACGACCCGCTCATAAACGATTACCACATAAAAGCGCTCGATATCGCCACGGCAAAAGAGCTGGATGATATTAGTAAATATTCGTTCAAGATAAACGACGTGCTGAAGGATTTCTTCGACTCGAAAGGCCTCATCCTGGTCGATTTCAAGCTGGAGTTCGGCAGATTTAAGAATAAGATTATCCTTGCCGACGAGATATCGCCCGATACCTGCAGGCTCTGGGACAAGACGACGAAAGAGAAGCTCGATAAGGACCGTTTCCGCAGGGACCTCGGCAACGTGGAAGAGGCTTATCAGGAAGTGCTGCGAAGAGTGATGGAGTAG
- the purM gene encoding phosphoribosylformylglycinamidine cyclo-ligase, which translates to MKHVTYKSAGVDINKANALVRDYKRFASATKIKGVVSDVGSFGALFRPDFKSFKDPVLVSSTDGVGTKLKVAFLADKHDTIGIDLVAMSANDILCSGAEGLFFLDYIATGKVKPRVLRDVVKGIAEGCREAGFALVGGETAEMPGIYKEGEYDLAGFGVGIVDRQSVINGKEIKPGDIVLGLESSGIHSNGYSLVRKVFSGAELKAHADEFLKPTRLYARPVLALKKKIKIKGIAHITGGAFYDKIPRIIPKGMSIEIDKYSWRAPLIFSIMKKKGNIDDHEMYRTFNMGIGMVLVLDKRDVDKAIDILSKSGLKSYVIGRVIKGKKEVIIK; encoded by the coding sequence ATGAAACATGTTACTTACAAATCAGCCGGTGTCGATATAAATAAAGCGAACGCGCTCGTGAGGGACTATAAGCGTTTCGCGAGCGCGACGAAGATAAAAGGCGTAGTGAGCGACGTGGGGAGTTTCGGCGCGCTCTTCAGGCCTGACTTTAAATCGTTCAAGGACCCCGTATTAGTCTCCTCCACAGACGGCGTCGGCACAAAACTTAAAGTTGCGTTCCTGGCGGACAAACACGATACGATCGGGATAGACCTGGTCGCTATGAGCGCGAACGATATATTGTGCTCGGGCGCCGAGGGATTATTTTTCCTCGATTACATAGCTACGGGCAAAGTCAAGCCGCGCGTCCTGAGGGATGTAGTTAAAGGGATAGCCGAGGGCTGCCGCGAAGCGGGTTTCGCTCTCGTCGGCGGAGAGACGGCGGAGATGCCGGGCATATACAAAGAGGGCGAGTACGATCTGGCGGGATTCGGCGTCGGCATAGTCGACAGGCAGTCCGTAATAAACGGAAAAGAGATAAAACCCGGCGACATCGTGCTCGGCCTGGAGTCTAGCGGTATCCATTCGAACGGATATTCCCTGGTCCGCAAGGTCTTCAGTGGGGCGGAACTTAAAGCCCACGCGGATGAGTTTTTAAAACCCACCCGTCTTTACGCGAGGCCTGTTCTGGCATTAAAAAAGAAGATTAAGATTAAAGGCATCGCCCACATAACGGGCGGGGCCTTTTACGATAAGATACCCCGCATAATCCCCAAAGGCATGTCGATCGAGATAGATAAATATTCATGGCGAGCGCCTCTTATATTTTCCATAATGAAGAAGAAGGGCAATATCGATGACCATGAGATGTACAGGACATTCAATATGGGGATAGGGATGGTCCTGGTATTGGATAAACGGGATGTCGACAAGGCAATAGATATTCTATCGAAGTCTGGCCTCAAGTCGTATGTAATAGGCAGGGTTATCAAGGGTAAGAAAGAAGTTATAATAAAATGA
- the purD gene encoding phosphoribosylamine--glycine ligase, with protein MRVLVVGSGGREHALCWKIAQSLQCAKLYCAPGSGGISEVAECVNIKVDDIDALLKFAKDKHIDLTVVGPEAPLVKGIVDAFKKEGLKIFGPSKDLAALEGSKVFAKELMKKLGVPTADFRVFSKFDEALKYVTEVKEPPVVIKADGLAAGKGVMVCGTIEEARFALKSIMVDRAFGASGDRVIVEDCLVGEEASIIVISDGKNIVPLASSQDHKRVFNSDRGANTGGMGAYSPAPVVTGELFKKILDTVIHPVINGLSREGKPYVGALYAGIMLTKSGPYVLEFNARFGDPETQAIMPRLKSDLLDALDKAVTGSLGGYKMEWDPRPCVSVVMASGGYPGNYDKGVEIRGLNDARKLKDVAVFHAGTKMGSRSTDGKNLFITNGGRVLNVTALGKDMSGAIETVYNAVRKINFDKMHFRTDIGHRALNKA; from the coding sequence ATGAGAGTGTTAGTTGTCGGTTCAGGCGGAAGAGAGCACGCGCTCTGCTGGAAGATAGCCCAGAGCCTCCAATGCGCAAAACTATACTGCGCTCCCGGTAGCGGCGGCATATCCGAAGTCGCCGAGTGCGTAAATATAAAAGTCGATGACATAGACGCGCTGCTAAAATTCGCAAAAGATAAACATATCGACCTTACGGTTGTAGGCCCCGAAGCGCCGCTCGTCAAGGGCATAGTAGACGCGTTCAAAAAGGAAGGGCTTAAGATATTCGGCCCCTCGAAAGACCTGGCGGCCCTGGAAGGCTCTAAGGTATTCGCGAAAGAGCTGATGAAGAAACTGGGCGTGCCGACTGCGGATTTCAGGGTATTCAGTAAATTCGACGAGGCCTTAAAGTACGTGACGGAGGTGAAAGAGCCGCCTGTAGTGATCAAGGCGGACGGACTGGCCGCAGGCAAAGGCGTCATGGTCTGCGGGACGATCGAGGAAGCAAGGTTCGCGCTAAAGAGCATAATGGTCGACAGGGCCTTCGGCGCGTCGGGCGACAGGGTGATCGTCGAAGATTGCCTTGTCGGCGAAGAGGCTTCGATAATAGTCATCTCCGACGGGAAAAATATTGTGCCGCTCGCTTCGAGCCAGGACCATAAGAGGGTGTTCAACAGCGACAGGGGAGCCAATACCGGAGGGATGGGCGCTTATTCTCCCGCGCCGGTGGTCACCGGTGAACTTTTTAAGAAGATACTCGACACAGTGATACATCCCGTAATAAACGGCCTTTCCAGAGAAGGGAAGCCGTATGTCGGGGCGCTCTACGCCGGCATCATGCTGACGAAGAGCGGACCGTATGTCCTGGAGTTCAACGCGCGTTTCGGCGATCCTGAAACGCAGGCGATCATGCCCAGGTTGAAGTCCGACCTGCTTGACGCGCTGGACAAAGCCGTTACAGGCTCTCTCGGCGGCTATAAGATGGAATGGGACCCGAGACCCTGCGTCTCCGTAGTGATGGCGTCGGGCGGCTATCCCGGGAATTATGATAAAGGCGTAGAGATACGCGGGCTGAACGACGCCAGGAAGCTTAAAGATGTGGCCGTCTTCCATGCAGGCACGAAGATGGGAAGCCGCTCTACCGACGGCAAGAACCTCTTCATCACGAACGGCGGGAGGGTTCTGAACGTAACAGCGCTGGGCAAGGATATGTCAGGCGCTATAGAGACCGTATATAACGCCGTAAGGAAGATCAATTTTGATAAGATGCATTTCAGGACGGACATAGGGCATCGGGCGCTTAATAAAGCATAA
- the purE gene encoding 5-(carboxyamino)imidazole ribonucleotide mutase, whose product MSNKTKVAIIMGSDSDLPVMTEAAKILEENKAGFELKILSAHRSPDDAAKFAKSARKRGIKVIIAGAGGAAHLAGVVASHTTLPVIGVPMETRELKGIDSLLSTVQMPSGIPVATVTIGKTGAKNAAILALQILSLSDKGAEKRLDALKKRLVEDIRNKNKKL is encoded by the coding sequence ATGTCCAACAAGACTAAAGTAGCGATCATAATGGGAAGCGACTCGGATTTACCGGTGATGACCGAAGCGGCGAAGATACTGGAAGAGAATAAGGCCGGTTTTGAGCTGAAGATACTCTCGGCTCACCGTTCGCCGGACGACGCCGCGAAATTCGCGAAGTCAGCGCGTAAACGCGGCATCAAAGTCATAATAGCGGGCGCCGGCGGGGCCGCGCACCTGGCGGGCGTCGTCGCCAGCCACACTACGCTGCCGGTCATAGGCGTTCCGATGGAGACGAGGGAGCTTAAAGGCATAGATTCGCTTCTCTCGACTGTGCAGATGCCGTCCGGCATCCCTGTCGCTACAGTCACTATAGGAAAGACGGGAGCGAAGAACGCCGCGATACTCGCTCTGCAGATATTGAGCCTGTCCGACAAGGGCGCGGAGAAGAGGCTCGATGCGCTGAAAAAGCGGCTGGTCGAAGATATAAGGAATAAGAATAAAAAACTTTAA
- a CDS encoding L-threonylcarbamoyladenylate synthase: protein MLKIDPVHPDKKAIAAAAKVIRSGGLVAFPTETVYGLAASLLDEKALDRLYRVKKRPRGKPFTVHISDPACVRDAGYKITKEARRLIKEFWPGPLTIILRSRRGKKIGFRMPDHRVALELIKKSGVPVVAPSANISGRRAPVNAEDVLRSLGGKIDMVLDAGPADIGIESTVIDMTVTPPTILREGAIKKEDILKAVS from the coding sequence GTGCTTAAGATCGATCCGGTCCATCCGGATAAGAAGGCGATAGCCGCCGCCGCAAAGGTGATACGGTCAGGCGGCCTGGTCGCGTTCCCTACGGAGACAGTTTACGGCCTGGCGGCAAGTCTCCTGGATGAAAAAGCGCTCGATCGGCTTTACAGAGTAAAGAAGCGTCCGCGCGGCAAGCCGTTCACGGTCCACATTTCGGATCCGGCTTGCGTCAGGGACGCCGGTTACAAGATAACGAAAGAGGCGCGGCGCCTCATTAAGGAATTCTGGCCCGGCCCTCTTACTATAATATTGCGATCGCGCCGGGGTAAAAAAATCGGCTTCAGGATGCCGGACCATCGGGTGGCGCTCGAGCTGATAAAAAAGTCCGGTGTGCCGGTCGTTGCGCCCAGCGCCAATATAAGCGGCAGACGCGCCCCTGTCAACGCGGAAGATGTCTTGCGCTCTCTCGGCGGCAAGATCGATATGGTACTCGACGCAGGTCCTGCCGATATAGGGATAGAATCGACAGTGATAGATATGACAGTGACGCCTCCTACGATATTGCGCGAAGGAGCGATAAAAAAAGAAGATATTTTGAAAGCGGTATCATGA
- a CDS encoding low molecular weight protein arginine phosphatase, with translation MSNIKSVLFVCTGNSCRSVMAEGLLKKRLKELGKTGIEVKSAGVRAIAGFPPTDETISVMKESGADVSGHKSKNLTDEMIKASDIILVMEPLHKFDVIRRVPDAASKTYILQEFADKGKSGKHEKESGVPDPIGNTIDYYKKCLDVINKEINKIAEML, from the coding sequence ATGAGCAATATTAAATCGGTCCTCTTCGTCTGCACCGGAAACTCATGCAGGTCCGTAATGGCGGAAGGGCTCCTGAAAAAACGTTTAAAGGAACTTGGGAAAACCGGGATAGAGGTGAAGTCCGCCGGCGTAAGGGCGATCGCCGGATTCCCTCCGACCGACGAAACGATCAGCGTCATGAAGGAATCGGGCGCGGATGTATCCGGCCACAAGTCGAAGAACCTGACAGACGAGATGATAAAGGCCTCCGACATTATACTGGTCATGGAACCGCTGCATAAATTCGATGTGATAAGACGCGTACCGGATGCTGCGTCCAAGACCTATATCCTGCAGGAATTCGCCGATAAAGGTAAGTCCGGCAAGCATGAAAAAGAGTCCGGCGTGCCCGATCCGATAGGCAATACGATAGACTATTATAAAAAGTGCCTGGACGTGATCAATAAAGAGATAAACAAAATTGCGGAGATGTTATGA
- the rpiB gene encoding ribose 5-phosphate isomerase B — protein sequence MMKKIAIGSDHGGYELKQKISDFLKEEGYGVEDIGTHSKESCDYPMIGFEVAKAVGDGKAGRGILICKTGVGMVIIANKVHGVRAAACYDTDIAKSSREHNDCNIIVLAASYTDFKKAKEILKIWLKTDHAGDRHARRVKQIREIESTLRLRRPKIR from the coding sequence ATGATGAAAAAGATAGCGATAGGAAGCGACCACGGCGGTTATGAATTAAAACAGAAGATATCGGATTTCCTGAAGGAGGAAGGGTACGGCGTGGAAGATATTGGGACCCACTCCAAGGAATCCTGCGATTATCCGATGATAGGGTTTGAGGTGGCGAAAGCCGTCGGGGACGGCAAGGCGGGCCGCGGCATCCTCATATGCAAGACGGGCGTCGGCATGGTGATAATAGCGAACAAGGTCCACGGCGTGCGGGCCGCGGCGTGTTACGATACGGATATAGCTAAATCATCGAGAGAGCACAACGACTGCAACATCATAGTCCTCGCCGCCAGTTACACCGATTTTAAAAAGGCGAAAGAGATACTGAAGATATGGCTTAAGACCGATCACGCGGGGGACCGCCACGCCAGGCGGGTCAAGCAGATCAGGGAGATCGAATCAACCCTTCGGCTGCGCCGGCCTAAAATTCGGTGA
- the glyA gene encoding serine hydroxymethyltransferase has protein sequence MGNLKKSDKEIYDAILEEARREAGNLELIASENFVSEEVLEAQGSVLTNKYAEGYPRARWYNGCVNADTVEDLAIARAKSLFGAEHVNVQPHAGTPANMVVYFAALNVGDTVLAMDLACGGHLSHGNPHNFSGKLYNIVPYGVDKKTEMLDYDRIAELAKEHKPKMIVAGASAYAREIDFKKFRAIADSVGALLFVDIAHIAGLVAGGVHQSPVPYAEFVTSTTHKTLRGPRGAFIMCKEKFARAIDIGVFPGAQGGPLMHIIAAKAVCFKEAMRPEFKVYQKQIVANARVFAGEMAKLGYRICTGGTDTHLFLVDLTDKDMTGKDAAGALDRARITVNKNLIPYDPKPAAVASGIRIGTPAVTARGMKEDEMRQIARLIDTVLKAPEDGKKLQGVRDEVASLVKRFPLYSDLIKKLEKE, from the coding sequence ATGGGTAATTTAAAGAAGTCCGATAAAGAGATATACGACGCGATACTGGAGGAAGCCAGGCGCGAGGCGGGCAACCTCGAGCTCATCGCGAGCGAGAATTTTGTAAGCGAGGAGGTGCTGGAGGCGCAAGGTTCGGTCCTCACCAATAAATACGCCGAGGGTTATCCGCGCGCGAGATGGTACAACGGATGCGTTAACGCGGACACGGTCGAAGACCTGGCGATAGCGAGGGCGAAGTCGCTCTTCGGCGCGGAGCATGTCAATGTCCAGCCGCACGCCGGCACGCCGGCCAACATGGTTGTCTATTTCGCTGCGCTTAATGTAGGCGATACCGTGCTTGCCATGGATCTGGCCTGCGGCGGGCACCTTTCGCACGGCAACCCGCACAATTTCTCAGGCAAGCTCTACAATATCGTGCCGTACGGCGTCGATAAGAAGACCGAGATGCTCGATTACGACCGGATCGCGGAACTGGCCAAAGAGCACAAGCCGAAGATGATAGTCGCGGGCGCGTCGGCTTACGCCAGGGAGATAGATTTCAAGAAGTTCAGGGCAATAGCCGATTCCGTCGGCGCGCTCCTCTTCGTCGACATCGCCCACATAGCCGGGCTCGTCGCCGGAGGCGTCCACCAGAGCCCGGTCCCGTACGCGGAGTTCGTCACCTCCACGACGCACAAGACACTGCGCGGCCCAAGAGGCGCTTTTATAATGTGCAAAGAGAAGTTCGCCAGGGCCATAGATATCGGGGTCTTCCCCGGCGCGCAGGGCGGGCCGCTCATGCATATAATAGCCGCCAAGGCCGTATGTTTTAAAGAGGCGATGCGGCCGGAATTCAAGGTCTATCAAAAACAGATCGTCGCCAATGCCAGGGTTTTCGCCGGCGAGATGGCGAAGCTCGGATACAGGATATGCACAGGCGGTACCGATACACACCTCTTCCTGGTCGATCTTACGGATAAGGATATGACCGGTAAGGACGCCGCCGGCGCGCTGGATCGCGCGCGCATCACCGTAAATAAGAACCTCATACCGTACGATCCTAAACCTGCGGCAGTGGCGAGCGGGATCAGGATAGGCACGCCCGCCGTTACGGCGCGCGGCATGAAAGAGGACGAGATGAGGCAGATAGCGCGCCTTATAGATACCGTCCTGAAGGCTCCGGAAGACGGGAAGAAACTGCAGGGCGTCAGGGATGAAGTGGCCTCGCTCGTAAAAAGATTCCCGCTCTATAGTGATCTCATAAAAAAACTGGAGAAGGAATGA
- a CDS encoding peptidylprolyl isomerase: protein MKIFKIMLILCVTNLFIGGAFAVDNKTVVLETNQGNIEIKLMPEVAPKACENFAGLAEKGYYNGTVFHRVIKEFMIQGGDPTGTGRNGASIWGIPFQDEVRKDVVFDRPGLVAMANSGPNTNGSQFFITTAKTPWLNMRHTIFGEVVSGYDVVQKIENTRTNGAVNKPVSEQKIIKAYLK from the coding sequence ATGAAGATATTCAAGATCATGCTTATCTTATGCGTCACCAACCTTTTTATAGGAGGAGCCTTTGCCGTGGATAACAAGACAGTCGTCCTGGAGACGAACCAGGGGAACATAGAGATAAAACTTATGCCGGAGGTAGCGCCGAAGGCCTGTGAAAATTTCGCCGGCCTTGCGGAGAAAGGATATTACAACGGGACGGTCTTTCACAGGGTCATCAAGGAATTCATGATACAGGGCGGCGACCCTACAGGGACCGGCAGGAACGGCGCGTCTATCTGGGGCATACCATTTCAGGATGAGGTGCGTAAGGACGTCGTTTTCGACAGGCCGGGGCTGGTCGCGATGGCCAATTCCGGGCCTAACACGAACGGCAGCCAGTTCTTCATCACCACCGCGAAGACCCCGTGGCTTAACATGCGCCACACGATCTTCGGCGAGGTCGTTTCGGGTTATGACGTAGTCCAGAAGATAGAGAATACGCGCACAAACGGCGCCGTAAACAAGCCCGTCAGCGAACAGAAGATAATAAAAGCTTACCTAAAATAG
- the nrdR gene encoding transcriptional regulator NrdR, giving the protein MRCPYCGSRRDCVIDSRTAKDGLNVRRRRHCLKCKRRFTTYEHVEHIPLMVIKKDGRREPFSREKLMNGIIVACEKRPVSIKRIEKLVDEIERDLEKNHDREAGSKEVGELVMKALRTLDEIAYVRFASVYRQFRDAGQFVKELKKFLR; this is encoded by the coding sequence ATGCGTTGCCCGTACTGCGGGAGCAGGAGAGACTGCGTTATCGATTCGCGCACCGCGAAGGACGGCTTGAATGTCCGTCGCCGCAGGCATTGCCTTAAGTGCAAAAGGCGGTTCACGACGTATGAACACGTCGAGCATATCCCGCTCATGGTAATAAAGAAAGACGGCCGCCGCGAGCCTTTTTCCAGGGAAAAGCTGATGAACGGCATCATCGTCGCCTGCGAAAAGAGGCCCGTAAGCATTAAACGCATAGAAAAGCTTGTGGATGAGATCGAGCGCGACCTGGAGAAGAACCACGACAGAGAAGCCGGATCTAAAGAGGTCGGCGAGCTTGTCATGAAGGCGCTGCGAACGCTGGATGAGATAGCCTATGTGAGGTTCGCCTCCGTGTACAGGCAGTTCAGGGATGCGGGCCAGTTCGTCAAGGAGCTGAAGAAATTTTTGAGGTGA
- the amrS gene encoding AmmeMemoRadiSam system radical SAM enzyme has protein sequence MREALYYEKLDARRVHCHLCPNECAIPPGGRGACGVRMNKSGALYTEVYGKTTGVALDPIEKKPLYRYHPGEHILSLGTKGCNLHCDFCQNWHISQEVDSPTQNITSEEVIAKAKALGSFGIAYTYNEPFIWYEFVLDTARLAKKDGLKNVLVTNGYVNMGPLEGMLPVIDAMNIDLKSIDEKFYSKICRGSLKPVLDVIKASAKRCHVELTNLLIPTLNDSEADVAKMVDWIYTNLGSDVPLHLSRYFPCYRMNLPPTSLTSLSRAESIAKKKLKYVYVGNV, from the coding sequence ATGCGCGAAGCCCTTTATTACGAAAAGCTCGATGCGCGGCGCGTCCACTGCCACCTGTGCCCCAATGAGTGTGCGATCCCGCCGGGTGGGAGAGGGGCATGCGGCGTCAGGATGAACAAGTCAGGCGCGCTGTATACCGAAGTATACGGGAAGACGACGGGCGTCGCCCTCGACCCGATAGAAAAGAAACCGCTGTACCGCTACCATCCCGGCGAACATATACTATCGCTGGGCACAAAAGGCTGCAATCTCCACTGCGATTTCTGCCAGAACTGGCACATATCGCAGGAGGTCGACAGCCCCACGCAGAATATCACATCCGAAGAAGTGATCGCGAAGGCTAAGGCCCTCGGCTCGTTCGGCATAGCCTATACCTATAATGAGCCGTTCATATGGTATGAATTTGTCCTCGACACCGCGCGCCTGGCGAAGAAGGACGGATTAAAGAACGTGCTTGTGACGAACGGGTATGTCAATATGGGGCCTCTCGAGGGCATGCTTCCGGTCATAGACGCGATGAACATAGACCTGAAGTCGATCGACGAGAAGTTCTATTCTAAGATATGCAGGGGGAGCCTCAAGCCGGTCCTGGATGTAATAAAGGCCTCGGCTAAACGTTGCCATGTAGAACTTACCAACCTTCTGATACCTACCCTTAACGATTCCGAAGCGGATGTCGCGAAGATGGTCGACTGGATATATACAAACCTGGGGAGCGATGTGCCCCTTCACCTGTCCCGTTATTTCCCGTGCTACAGGATGAACCTGCCGCCGACGTCTTTAACGTCACTGAGCAGGGCGGAATCGATAGCGAAGAAGAAATTGAAGTATGTGTATGTGGGGAACGTCTGA